In Verrucomicrobiota bacterium, the sequence GGCAAATCCAGCGCCTTCAGTTGCCGGACGAGCTCGCGCCGGGGCTCATCCCAATCGAGAAACACAGCGATGCAGCCACAGACCTCGCGTGCGTGCTGGAGGACTAAATTTTGCAGCGCGCGGAACGGCTTTTCCCGGCACGGTTGCACGGCAGCGAGGATTTCCAAAGCCTGTTCCATGTGGCTCAACCCGCGACCGACCGTAAAGCGCACCGCCTGCGAGCCAACGAACATCAAGTCGAGCAGCGATTCCTGCGTGTCGATCGCGCAGGCAAACGACGCCGCGACCGACACGGCTTCTTCAAAGGCCGCGGTTTGCTCCGGCGCGGCAAACGCGTCGAGAATCAAAGCATGCCGGACGAAGAATTCGTCCTGGAATTCCCGCACAATCGGACGGCCCGTGCGCGCCCAACTGCGCCAGTGAATGTGCCGCATCGGATCGCCAGGCCGATAATCGCGCAGCGAGACAAATTCATCCGACTCCCCGATGGCGGAGGCGAGCGCGACGCCGCCGTGCTGATATTTGCGCGCGCCCGGCAGCGCCAGCGCAGGCACCGAATAGCGCCGAGGCAAGACGAGCAGCGTTTGCGTCTGCGGCACACGCACGAATCCGCGGAACAAACCAAAGGGATCCGTTCGCGCCACGGTCACGCCCGTGAACCGCAGCGGGCCGCGCCGAAGCGGCGTTAGCTCCACTTCAGCCTCGCTCTGCCCATGCGCGGGCAGATCCGGCAACGGCGTGGCTTTCACCGTGGCTTGCCGGATATTCAGAGGAAGCGAATGGGAAAGGGGGAGAGCGCGTTTGGAAAATGCCTTTTGGGTGGAACAGGCCACTGGCCTGTTGCGGCGGGCTGCTAGGCTGCCGCAATTTTCGGCGGCAGGTTGCCGCCGAAAACGGGCTAGGAGCCCGTTCCACCCATTTTCAAAACGCGCGAGCCGGAAACTGCGTCCGTACGCAGCGCCTCGCTGCATCGAGGCGAACTCAGCCAGCGTCGGACGCGGATCGGCTAACTCTTCCAGCAACTCCAGTCCCCGAAATCCATTTGCCGCGCGGTTCCGAATTCGGACGGGATAAACCACGGGTTCTCCCACGGTCGCATAGCGCGGCAACTCGCGTTGAACTGCAAATTTGCCCTGGTAGAAAAGCGCGCAGCCGATGGCAACAGCGAGGAGGCTCAGCGCGAGCACGAAGACCTCAAACGCCACTGACTGATCCATGTCCACGCCGATGGCCGCGCTGAAGAAAAGTGAAATCAGCACGATCACCCCCGCCGGAGTGAAGTGCCGCGACAGCCAGTAATTCAGCCCGGTCAGCGCGCGATAGACGCGATAAGCAAACCGAGTCATGTTACACAAGACTGGGGACCGCACGCGCCTTCGCGTGCAGTGGTCGGCGCCCCGCCGGCCACATTCTTCTGTCTGAAAAAACGGTCATTTGATGAGATGGTTTCCCCGACGCTCCGACCGGCGAGGCGCCGGTCGGAACACGCGAGGGCGCGTGTGCTCCCCGTCTCACGCCGGCACGGGAATTTTGTTCAGAATCTCGTTTACGATCTTTTGGGCCGTCACGCCGGAGAACTTCGCTTGCGGCTCCAGTCCGAGCCGATGCGCCATCACCGGCACGGCGATTTCCTGAATTTGATCCGGCGTCACGAAATCGAGACCGTCGAACAACGCCAGCGCCTGCGCCGCTTTCATCAAGGCGATTGACGCGCGCGGGCTGGCGCCGAGCTGCACCCCGCCCGCGCTCCGCGTCGCGCCGGTCAGGTCCACGATGTAACGTTTCAATTCGTCGCTGATGCGCACGTCTTTGACCGCGGCTTTGAGCTCGAGCAAGTCGGCGGCCGAGACGCACGGCGCGAGGCGGTCGAG encodes:
- a CDS encoding DUF58 domain-containing protein yields the protein MTRFAYRVYRALTGLNYWLSRHFTPAGVIVLISLFFSAAIGVDMDQSVAFEVFVLALSLLAVAIGCALFYQGKFAVQRELPRYATVGEPVVYPVRIRNRAANGFRGLELLEELADPRPTLAEFASMQRGAAYGRSFRLARFENGWNGLLARFRRQPAAENCGSLAARRNRPVACSTQKAFSKRALPLSHSLPLNIRQATVKATPLPDLPAHGQSEAEVELTPLRRGPLRFTGVTVARTDPFGLFRGFVRVPQTQTLLVLPRRYSVPALALPGARKYQHGGVALASAIGESDEFVSLRDYRPGDPMRHIHWRSWARTGRPIVREFQDEFFVRHALILDAFAAPEQTAAFEEAVSVAASFACAIDTQESLLDLMFVGSQAVRFTVGRGLSHMEQALEILAAVQPCREKPFRALQNLVLQHAREVCGCIAVFLDWDEPRRELVRQLKALDLPVLVLVVVAANQAEKVRTGDAEEATDGFHVLTVGKIAEGLQEIEGSLT